Proteins from one Strix uralensis isolate ZFMK-TIS-50842 chromosome 14, bStrUra1, whole genome shotgun sequence genomic window:
- the LOC141949882 gene encoding putative G-protein coupled receptor 19 yields the protein MGNSSHPFLLPSLLLLLQNRSHPETSIPPAAYEETGSPMAPSSSRNHTALQYDLRPGEIAAAGMVWAVLWLVSIFGNSLLCLVIHRSRRTQSTTDYFVASMACADLLLSVASAPFELLHLAYGRWMLGNVICKLVRYVQYLTPGVQVDVLLWISVDRFYTIIYPLSFRVSKQKAKKMILASWLLGAGFAAPAFFFYGSSSDHHCPFFPPGSWQGSAYSITHLLVVFLIPASLTIFFYQRLITYIWRIGFNDGTVRRTINIVPRRKVKTIKMLLVVSTAFLLSWLPFYVLQLWHLHETADSKTSLVFLAITWLSFSSSAAKPALYSIYNAKFRRGMKEVCCMSAMKYYRRNAYTITTSSRIAKKNHVGIADIPAPAKTVTKDSIYDAFYRQERKKKIAWAAESDPPDNLV from the coding sequence ATGGGTAACAGCAGccatccttttcttctcccttccttacTGCTCCTGCTGCAGAACAGGAGCCACCCCGAAAcctccatccctcctgctgcctaCGAGGAGACGGGGTCCCCCATGGCACCCAGCTCAAGCAGGAACCACACTGCATTGCAGTATGACCTGAGGCCGGGGGAAATTGCAGCAGCCGGCATGGTTTGGGCAGTGCTGTGGCTGGTTTCCATCTTTGGAAACTCCCTCCTGTGCTTAGTGATCCACCGCAGCAGGAGGACACAATCCACCACCGACTACTTTGTTGCATCCATGGCCTGCGCAGACCTTCTCCTCAGCGTCGCCAGCGCGCCCTTCGAGCTGCTCCACTTGGCCTACGGCAGGTGGATGCTGGGGAACGTCATCTGCAAGCTGGTAAGGTATGTGCAGTACCTCACCCCTGGAGTCCAGGTAGACGTGCTCCTCTGGATCAGCGTTGATCGCTTCTACACCATCATCTACCCCCTGAGCTTCAGAGTGTCCAAGCAGAAAGCCAAGAAGATGATTCTGGCCTCTTGGCTCCTGGGCGCGGGATTTGCAGCACCGGCTTTCTTCTTCTATGGCTCCAGCAGCGACCACCACTGCCCCTTTTTCCCCCCGGGTTCTTGGCAAGGCTCTGCCTACAGTATCACCCACCTCCTGGTGGTCTTTCTGATTCCAGCCAGCCTCACTATCTTCTTCTACCAGCGGCTCATCACGTACATCTGGAGAATAGGCTTCAACGACGGGACTGTCAGGAGGACAATCAATATTGTCCCAAGAAGAAAGGTGAAAACCATCAAGATGCTCTTAGTGGTGAGCACGGCGTTTCTCCTGTCCTGGCTCCCTTTCTACGTGCTACAGCTGTGGCACCTGCACGAAACAGCCGACAGCAAGACCTCCTTGGTTTTCCTGGCCATCACCTGGCTCTCCTTCAGTTCTTCAGCTGCCAAGCCAGCCCTCTACTCCATCTATAATGCAAAGTTCAGAAGAGGGATGAAAGAAGTTTGTTGCATGTCCGCCATGAAATACTACAGAAGGAACGCCTACACCATCACCACCAGTTCCAGGATAGCCAAAAAAAATCATGTTGGCATCGCAGACATCCCAGCTCCGGCCAAAACTGTCACCAAAGACTCCATCTATGATGCTTTCTACagacaagaaaggaagaagaagattGCCTGGGCTGCTGAGTCCGACCCTCCAGATAATTTAGTCTAG
- the SLC26A2 gene encoding sulfate transporter gives MAAMAEFNNIRSVTEMPEGDDVKRSFHHRMFLEPQEKKRSMKALVVKQAKKTCSCTPARIKDYVFSFFPVLQWLPKYKLREYLLGDIMSGVIVGVLLVPQSIAYSLLAGQEPIYGLYTSFFASIIYFIFGTSRHISVGIFGVICLMVGQVVDREIQRAGYDLEPAALSVLTDTAASVNTTISAVNQTSQKLLCDKSCYAITVAATMTFIAGVYQVAMGFFQVGFVSVYLSDSLLSGFVTGASFTILTSQAKYLLGLDIPRSSGIGSLIATWINIFRNIHKTNICDLITSFLCFLVLIPTKELNEHFKSRLKAPIPVELVVIVAATLASHFGKLRETYDSSVAGHIPTGFLPPHPPDWSLIPNVALDAIPIAIIGFAITVSLSEMFAKKHGYTVRANQEMYAIGFCNIIPSFFHCFTTSAALAKTLVKESTGCRTQMSGMVTSLVILLVLLVIAPLFYSLQKCVLAVITIVNLRGALRKFKDLPKMWHLSRVDTVIWLVTMAASALISTEIGLLVGVCFSMLCVIFRTQRPEAPLLGWVAESETYESLSAYKNLQTKPGIMVFRFEAPLYYINKECFKSTLYKQTGVNPVWVKAAKKKAEKRMLREKEVDSGGNQTSISMDFVSEPLGFHTIVIDCCAVQFLDTAGIRTLKEVCKDYGEIDVQVLLAQCNPSVRSSLIRGEFFKEGEDHLLFHSVHQAVDFALGAQGHSGTSASKN, from the exons ATGGCAGCAATGGCAGAATTCAACAACATCCGTTCAGTGACTGAAATGCCAGAAGGAGACGACGTTAAACGCAGTTTCCATCACAGAATGTTCTTGGAACCccaagagaagaagaggagcatGAAGGCTCTGGTGGTTAAGCAAGCAAAGAAAACTTGCAGCTGCACTCCAGCCAGAATTAAAGACtatgttttcagtttctttcctgttttgcaGTGGCTTCCTAAATACAAACTAAGAGAGTACCTACTGGGAGACATTATGTCTGGTGTGATTGTGGGAGTCTTGCTAGTCCCACAGTCAATTGCCTATTCTCTCTTGGCTGGACAGGAGCCTATTTATGGCCTTTACACATCCTTTTTTGCTAgcattatttatttcatatttggaACCTCCCGCCACATCTCAGTTGGCATCTTCGGTGTGATTTGCCTGATGGTGGGACAAGTGGTGGATCGTGAAATACAGAGAGCTGGCTATGACTTAGAGCCAGCTGCACTCAGTGTCCTCACAGATACAGCAGCGTCTGTAAACACCACCATTTCGGCTGTGAATCAGACATCGCAGAAGCTGCTCTGTGATAAAAGCTGCTATGCAATTACAGTGGCAGCCACCATGACCTTCATAGCTGGAGTTTATCAG GTGGCCATGGGTTTCTTTCAAGTGGGCTTTGTCTCAGTGTACCTCTCCGATTCCTTGCTGAGTGGATTTGTCACAGGTGCCTCCTTCACCATCCTAACCTCACAAGCCAAGTATCTCCTGGGCCTAGACATTCCACGGAGCAGTGGCATCGGCTCCCTCATAGCCACATGGATAAACATCTTCAGAAACATACACAAGACCAACATCTGTGATCTCATCACCAGCTTCTTGTGCTTTCTTGTACTTATCCCAACCAAAGAGCTTAATGAACATTTCAAATCCAGGCTGAAGGCTCCAATACCAGTTGAACTAGTTGTGATTGTGGCAGCTACTCTGGCATCTCATTTTGGGAAGCTGAGAGAGACTTATGACTCGAGTGTTGCTGGACACATCCCCACTGGGTTTCTGCCACCCCACCCTCCAGACTGGAGCCTGATTCCTAATGTGGCGTTGGATGCTATCCCCATAGCTATTATTGGCTTTGCCATCACTGTTTCCCTCTCAGAGATGTTTGCCAAGAAACATGGTTACACTGTGAGGGCCAACCAGGAAATGTATGCCATTGGCTTCTGCAACATCATTCCCTCTTTCTTCCATTGCTTCACAACAAGCGCAGCTCTTGCCAAGACTCTTGTCAAGGAGTCCACAGGCTGTAGGACACAAATGTCTGGCATGGTGACTAGTTTGGTAATCCTATTAGTCCTCCTTGTGATTGCacctttattttattcccttcagAAATGCGTCCTTGCTGTCATAACCATTGTAAACCTCAGAGGAGCCCTGCGGAAGTTCAAGGACCTGCCAAAAATGTGGCATTTGAGCAGAGTGGACACAGTGATCTGGCTAGTTACTATGGCAGCCTCAGCACTCATCAGTACTGAGATTGGTCTTTTGGTTGGTGTTTGCTTCTCTATGCTCTGCGTCATTTTCCGAACTCAGAGACCGGAGGCACCGCTGCTTGGCTGGGTGGCAGAATCTGAGACATATGAATCCCTGTCTGCTTACAAGAACTTGCAAACCAAGCCAGGAATCATGGTGTTCCGTTTCGAAGCACCCCTCTACTACATCAACAAAGAGTGCTTTAAATCCACCCTGTATAAGCAAACGGGGGTCAACCCAGTCTGGGTGAAGGCagcaaagaaaaaggcagaaaaaagaatgCTTAGAGAGAAAGAGGTGGATTCTGGTGGCAACCAGACCAGCATCTCTATGGATTTTGTCTCTGAACCTCTGGGGTTTCACACAATAGTCATTGACTGTTGTGCTGTACAGTTTCTGGACACGGCAGGAATACGCACGCTCAAAGAGGTCTGCAAGGACTACGGGGAGATAGATGTCCAGGTGCTACTGGCCCAGTGCAATCCTTCAGTGAGGAGTTCCCTGATTCGAGGAGAATTCTTTAAAGAGGGGGAGGACCACCTTCTCTTCCACAGTGTGCACCAGGCTGTAGACTTTGCATTGGGTGCACAGGGACACAGCGGGACCAGCGCTTCTAAGAACTAG